A part of Bacteroidia bacterium genomic DNA contains:
- a CDS encoding GNAT family N-acetyltransferase, whose translation MPSSTIIPLDRYNWELCLGIQMEPDQEQFIPSVMYSIAQAKFEDLQPFGILYKDQMVGFLMYGSFGGICWINRIIVDKEYQGLGIGKSAVRELLNFLKGKIDCREIRTSYSVDNYIAEHFFRSLGFVPINEEMTHEIVARYEGRR comes from the coding sequence ATGCCATCTTCCACGATTATTCCGCTCGATAGGTACAACTGGGAACTGTGTCTGGGCATTCAAATGGAGCCAGACCAGGAACAGTTTATCCCTTCTGTAATGTATTCCATTGCTCAGGCCAAATTTGAGGACCTTCAACCATTTGGTATTTTGTATAAAGATCAGATGGTGGGATTTCTGATGTATGGCTCTTTTGGCGGAATATGCTGGATCAACCGGATCATTGTAGATAAAGAATATCAGGGGCTGGGCATCGGCAAAAGTGCGGTAAGGGAGTTGTTGAATTTTCTCAAAGGGAAAATAGACTGTAGAGAAATCAGAACCAGCTATTCTGTCGATAACTATATAGCCGAACATTTTTTCCGGTCACTGGGGTTTGTGCCGATAAATGAAGAGATGACGCACGAGATTGTGGCGCGTTATGAAGGTCGCCGTTAA
- the panC gene encoding pantoate--beta-alanine ligase: MQVYQEISSFLQFRKTLSPGTQIGLVPTMGALHEGHASLVRQSVAENDLTIVTIFVNPTQFGPNEDFEKYPRTLEKDCELLKQMGADIVLAPQRSQVYPDETQIYFNIRDLDKKLCGASRPGHMNGVVQVVSILFHLTLPTRAYFGLKDYQQCLIIQQLVKELHFPLSVVPCAIIREHDGLAMSSRNMYLSPEERNQALFLSQTMQTIRENIADFSTVGAVRAFVNEALTKFPIVKLDYFEILNDTNLKEVSSLLPDEHPRMFMAAYLGKTRLIDNMPVFI, from the coding sequence ATGCAGGTTTATCAGGAAATCTCCTCCTTCCTTCAGTTTCGGAAAACGCTAAGCCCGGGCACGCAAATCGGGCTGGTACCCACCATGGGCGCGCTTCATGAAGGTCATGCCAGTCTGGTCAGGCAATCGGTTGCGGAAAATGACCTGACGATTGTTACCATCTTTGTCAACCCTACGCAGTTTGGGCCCAATGAGGATTTCGAAAAATACCCTCGTACACTCGAAAAAGACTGCGAATTGTTGAAACAAATGGGGGCAGACATTGTGTTGGCACCGCAGCGTAGCCAGGTTTATCCCGACGAAACCCAGATATACTTTAATATTCGAGATCTTGATAAGAAGCTTTGCGGGGCTAGCCGTCCGGGACATATGAATGGTGTCGTTCAGGTTGTATCTATTCTTTTCCACCTCACCTTACCGACCCGTGCCTATTTCGGATTAAAAGATTACCAGCAGTGTCTGATCATTCAACAACTGGTGAAGGAGTTGCATTTTCCGCTTTCCGTAGTGCCTTGTGCAATTATCAGAGAGCACGACGGGCTGGCTATGAGTTCCCGAAATATGTATTTGTCTCCGGAGGAAAGAAACCAGGCGCTGTTTCTCTCTCAAACGATGCAGACAATCAGAGAAAACATAGCCGACTTCAGTACTGTCGGGGCTGTTCGCGCTTTTGTAAATGAAGCGCTAACGAAGTTCCCGATCGTAAAACTCGATTATTTTGAGATTCTCAACGATACCAACCTGAAAGAGGTATCATCACTGTTGCCTGATGAACACCCACGGATGTTTATGGCTGCTTATCTGGGCAAAACGCGACTGATCGACAATATGCCGGTTTTCATTTAA
- a CDS encoding glycogen/starch synthase encodes MRILYVTSEIDPFLKLTSAADFIRLLPQSLQEKGHEIRIFMPKFGVINERRNRLHEVVRLSGINIRVAGEEKPLTIKVASIPNAKLQVYFLDNEDYFKRKSVLTDPHSDKFHLDNDERSIFFCKGVIETVKKLGWPPNIIHCHDWMTSFIPLYLRTNYKDDPMFKNTKIVFTVYNNGFDCELANNYLEKVRVDGISDEKIDNYTGPSYVGLCKGGIAMSDVVTKGHPQVHEKIEEYIDQVQEEQIYFDISDRDSYVEGYDKLYADISN; translated from the coding sequence ATGAGAATTCTTTATGTTACTTCCGAAATTGATCCTTTTCTCAAACTTACTTCAGCAGCAGACTTTATCCGACTCCTTCCTCAAAGCCTACAGGAAAAAGGGCATGAGATCCGGATTTTTATGCCAAAGTTTGGTGTGATCAATGAAAGAAGAAACAGACTTCACGAGGTAGTAAGGTTATCCGGTATTAATATTCGCGTGGCCGGAGAAGAAAAACCACTTACTATCAAGGTTGCCTCGATTCCCAACGCGAAACTTCAGGTCTATTTTCTCGACAATGAAGATTACTTCAAACGCAAATCAGTATTGACTGATCCGCACAGTGATAAATTCCATCTGGACAATGACGAGCGGTCGATATTTTTCTGTAAGGGTGTAATTGAAACGGTAAAGAAACTAGGATGGCCGCCCAACATTATTCACTGTCATGACTGGATGACTTCTTTTATTCCCTTATATTTGAGGACTAATTATAAAGACGATCCGATGTTTAAAAACACCAAAATTGTCTTTACAGTGTACAACAATGGGTTTGACTGCGAGCTTGCCAATAACTACCTTGAAAAGGTCAGAGTTGACGGTATCTCAGATGAGAAGATAGACAACTATACCGGTCCAAGTTACGTTGGGCTATGCAAAGGAGGGATTGCAATGTCGGATGTAGTTACCAAAGGGCATCCCCAGGTTCATGAAAAAATAGAAGAATACATTGATCAGGTTCAGGAAGAGCAAATATACTTCGACATTAGCGACAGAGACTCCTACGTTGAAGGGTATGACAAGCTCTATGCTGATATTTCCAATTAA
- a CDS encoding DUF4270 family protein has protein sequence MKNTIQLWLSAIVVAAIFFVTGCDRPIDNTGINVLPEGDLISLKYSDTTTIVMETQRSDVSNTYRSARQLFGNYIDPFFGKVSAATYTEFLARSGLNFGDSANLIFDSLVLYLNIDGYYGRIQSNQTLHIYELTESFPDATEIYSSDTLAYDASRDLAKGYKLSYDSDADLGVISIRLDDILGKKLLFASSDTLSDRDLFNLLFKGIYIGTDPVNYFSREPGAIFSLFAISNTSQMKLYYQEKDPDSTFYTAKEEPFLITGSTPRFHSIKRTDESESILPDYLSQPDTSAFYEFIQGGLEMKIFLKFPYIDKIEESAISKAELVLNVDQKYLGSQRRYLPPFQIETIFADENGQEETIDGQPVYISSPALYNEATGTYTITLTNYVQQVVGGSRKNYGMFLVSNNRTFQINRAAIGGTDNPSLKPVLRLIYTNLPK, from the coding sequence TTGAAAAATACGATTCAGTTGTGGCTGTCTGCTATAGTAGTGGCAGCCATTTTTTTTGTTACGGGCTGCGACCGGCCTATTGACAACACCGGCATAAATGTCCTGCCCGAAGGCGATTTGATCAGCCTCAAATATTCAGATACTACGACCATCGTTATGGAGACCCAACGGTCTGATGTGTCTAATACCTATCGGTCTGCCCGGCAGTTATTTGGTAACTATATCGATCCGTTTTTTGGTAAGGTCTCGGCTGCCACCTACACGGAGTTTCTGGCCCGTTCCGGCCTCAACTTTGGTGATTCCGCAAATCTTATTTTTGACTCGCTGGTGCTGTATCTCAACATTGATGGTTATTACGGAAGAATTCAGTCCAACCAGACGCTTCATATCTATGAGCTGACTGAGTCTTTTCCCGACGCTACGGAAATATACTCTTCAGATACCCTGGCATATGATGCTTCACGTGATCTCGCCAAAGGCTATAAACTTTCCTATGACAGCGATGCTGACCTTGGAGTGATCAGTATCCGGCTGGATGATATACTGGGTAAGAAATTGTTGTTTGCTTCCAGCGATACACTCTCAGACCGTGATCTTTTCAATCTGTTATTTAAAGGAATTTATATCGGCACTGATCCTGTGAATTACTTTTCCAGAGAACCAGGTGCGATATTTTCTTTATTTGCTATCAGTAATACTTCCCAGATGAAGTTGTATTATCAGGAAAAAGATCCCGATTCTACGTTTTATACAGCCAAAGAGGAGCCTTTCCTTATAACAGGTTCTACTCCCAGATTCCACAGTATAAAGCGGACCGATGAGTCTGAAAGTATATTGCCCGATTACCTTTCCCAGCCAGATACTTCTGCTTTCTATGAATTTATTCAGGGTGGACTTGAAATGAAAATTTTCCTCAAGTTTCCTTACATAGACAAGATTGAAGAGTCTGCAATCAGTAAGGCCGAACTGGTACTTAATGTAGATCAAAAATACCTGGGTAGCCAACGCCGATATCTGCCGCCTTTTCAAATAGAAACGATTTTCGCTGATGAAAATGGCCAGGAAGAGACCATCGACGGGCAGCCGGTTTATATATCTTCTCCGGCTTTGTACAACGAAGCAACCGGCACGTATACCATCACCCTCACCAATTATGTTCAACAAGTGGTTGGGGGAAGCCGTAAGAATTATGGAATGTTTCTGGTGTCAAACAACCGCACATTTCAAATTAACCGGGCTGCTATCGGGGGGACAGATAACCCTTCTCTTAAGCCGGTACTCAGGCTGATTTATACAAATCTGCCCAAATAA
- the glmS gene encoding glutamine--fructose-6-phosphate transaminase (isomerizing) yields the protein MCGIVGYIGHQQAYPILIKGLKRLEYRGYDSSGVALMNGDLHVFKKKGKVAELENHVGADAPSCVMGIGHTRWATHGEPNDINSHPHVSSSGNFALIHNGIIENYSTLKNRLIANGITFVSETDTEVLVQLIEFIYDNEPVSVEEAVRLALNEVVGAYGIIVMCKDTPDQLIVARRSSPIVIGIGVGEYIIASDATPIVGYTEDVIYLNDNEMAILTKDSHTIKTTENEIRTPLLQKIEMELAALEKGGYAHFMLKEIFEQPNSIAESIRGRINPVDNTVWLGGLVDVHEPLRNAKRFVFVACGTSWHAGLVGEYLFEEFARVPVEVEYASEFRYRNPIINKDDVVIAISQSGETADTLAAVEIAKANGAMVLGVVNVVGSSIARATDAGVYIHAGPEIGVASTKAFTSQVTVLTLMAGFIAQLRGTSTPKTQAAINELVTIPAKVAHILETNPEVMQIAEIFKDATNFLYLGRGYNFPVALEGALKLKEISYIHSEGYPAAEMKHGPIALIDENMPVLFIATQDESYDKIVSNIDQVVSRKGRVIAIVTEGDEHIRDLAEFVLEIPYANPALLPLLSVIPLQLLSYHIALMRGCNVDQPRNLAKSVTVE from the coding sequence ATGTGTGGAATTGTAGGCTATATCGGCCATCAACAAGCCTATCCAATCCTTATCAAAGGATTAAAAAGACTAGAGTACCGGGGATATGATTCTTCCGGCGTTGCTCTAATGAATGGCGACCTTCATGTATTTAAGAAAAAAGGTAAAGTTGCCGAATTGGAAAACCATGTAGGTGCTGATGCTCCTTCCTGTGTAATGGGTATTGGACATACTCGCTGGGCAACTCACGGTGAGCCCAATGATATCAACTCTCACCCGCATGTTTCTTCCTCTGGAAATTTTGCACTAATCCACAACGGGATTATTGAAAACTACAGCACCCTGAAAAACCGGCTTATTGCCAACGGTATTACTTTTGTCTCCGAGACGGATACGGAAGTACTGGTACAACTCATTGAATTTATTTATGACAACGAACCGGTTTCTGTTGAAGAAGCTGTAAGACTTGCACTCAATGAAGTCGTGGGAGCTTATGGTATCATTGTCATGTGTAAGGATACCCCCGATCAACTTATCGTGGCACGCAGAAGTAGCCCCATTGTCATCGGTATCGGGGTAGGTGAGTATATTATCGCTTCTGATGCTACGCCAATCGTGGGGTATACTGAAGATGTGATTTATCTCAACGACAATGAGATGGCCATCCTGACCAAAGATTCGCATACCATCAAAACTACGGAAAATGAAATTCGCACGCCGCTGCTCCAGAAAATAGAAATGGAACTGGCTGCACTGGAGAAAGGTGGGTATGCACATTTTATGCTGAAGGAAATATTTGAGCAGCCCAACTCAATCGCTGAAAGTATTCGTGGCCGTATCAACCCCGTCGATAATACCGTCTGGCTGGGTGGATTGGTTGATGTTCATGAGCCTTTGCGAAATGCGAAGCGATTTGTTTTTGTCGCCTGTGGTACCAGCTGGCATGCAGGTCTGGTCGGCGAATATCTTTTTGAAGAATTTGCCCGCGTACCTGTGGAGGTTGAATATGCTTCCGAATTTCGCTACAGAAATCCGATCATCAACAAAGATGATGTCGTCATTGCGATCAGCCAGAGCGGAGAAACCGCAGATACACTGGCCGCTGTGGAAATTGCAAAGGCAAATGGGGCAATGGTACTGGGGGTAGTCAATGTTGTTGGATCCAGCATCGCTCGCGCTACGGATGCAGGTGTCTATATTCATGCAGGCCCGGAAATCGGTGTGGCTTCTACTAAAGCATTTACCTCTCAGGTTACCGTGCTCACGCTGATGGCGGGTTTTATCGCCCAACTAAGGGGGACCAGCACGCCAAAAACGCAGGCTGCAATCAACGAACTGGTAACCATTCCCGCAAAAGTTGCCCATATTCTGGAAACTAATCCGGAAGTCATGCAAATCGCGGAGATATTTAAAGATGCCACAAACTTCCTGTACCTTGGAAGAGGTTACAATTTCCCCGTAGCATTGGAAGGTGCCTTAAAACTGAAAGAAATTTCTTATATCCACTCAGAAGGATATCCGGCAGCAGAAATGAAACACGGCCCCATTGCGTTGATTGATGAGAATATGCCGGTATTATTTATTGCAACGCAGGATGAATCTTACGACAAAATCGTTTCCAATATAGATCAGGTAGTCTCGCGCAAAGGACGAGTCATCGCCATTGTTACAGAAGGGGATGAGCATATTCGCGATCTCGCAGAGTTTGTTCTGGAAATTCCTTATGCAAATCCTGCATTACTGCCGTTGTTATCTGTGATTCCGCTTCAGTTGTTGTCGTATCATATTGCCCTCATGCGGGGATGTAATGTCGATCAGCCACGGAATCTGGCCAAGTCTGTTACTGTAGAATAG
- a CDS encoding shikimate dehydrogenase, translating into MNSENHSPTSRIFGLIGKKLGHSFSKKYFSAKFEQLGTDDRYELFELPVIDLFPALTEQYRSLGLTGLNVTIPYKTAVIPYLNWLSPEAAAIGAVNTIRVEENGLSGHNSDISGFRQSLEKFLAGNKPEKALVLGTGGAAKAVKYVLEAMLSSENVTFVSRQPQNTGEISYQELTPELIGSHRLIVNTTPLGMYPETGFAPEIPYEGMSANHFACDLVYNPEETLFMKKAASFGAHTCNGMDMLILQAEKSWSIWNTKPETRVD; encoded by the coding sequence TTGAATTCAGAAAATCACTCCCCCACATCCCGGATTTTTGGCCTGATCGGCAAAAAACTGGGCCATAGTTTTTCAAAAAAATATTTCTCCGCAAAATTCGAACAGCTGGGAACAGATGACCGGTACGAGTTGTTTGAGCTGCCGGTCATTGATCTTTTTCCTGCTCTGACCGAACAATACCGAAGCCTTGGGTTGACTGGGCTGAATGTTACCATTCCCTATAAAACAGCGGTGATTCCTTACCTCAATTGGCTATCTCCCGAAGCTGCTGCGATTGGGGCAGTCAATACAATAAGGGTGGAAGAAAATGGGCTCAGTGGCCACAATTCGGATATCAGCGGATTTCGGCAGTCTCTGGAAAAATTTTTGGCTGGCAATAAACCCGAAAAAGCACTGGTACTCGGTACTGGCGGTGCAGCCAAAGCGGTAAAATATGTGTTGGAAGCCATGCTTTCTTCTGAAAATGTAACATTTGTTTCCCGCCAGCCCCAAAATACGGGAGAAATCTCTTATCAAGAACTTACACCAGAGTTAATTGGTTCCCACCGACTGATCGTCAATACAACCCCACTGGGGATGTACCCGGAAACAGGATTTGCGCCGGAAATTCCATACGAAGGGATGAGCGCCAACCATTTTGCCTGCGATCTTGTGTATAACCCGGAAGAGACATTGTTTATGAAAAAAGCAGCCAGCTTTGGCGCACATACCTGCAATGGTATGGATATGCTCATTCTCCAGGCGGAGAAATCATGGTCTATCTGGAATACAAAACCGGAAACCAGGGTTGATTGA
- the porV gene encoding type IX secretion system outer membrane channel protein PorV, with translation MRKAILTAACLSLVFIGTQKLFAQGGSTGQRGTKTITTAVPFLMVAPDSRSAGIGEAGVAITDDANAMHWNPSALAFLDHRMGFSMSYSPWLRALGIPDINLMYLSGYYNTGNSGVIGASLRYFSLGEIDFTDGLGQPIGSDKPNEFALDVGYSLKVTPVLSAGISMRYIYSRLASNGNLGGDARPVNTAAGDVSFLYKKDFKIRGNTDIPVQFSSGLNISNIGPKVSYTANTSDRDFIPVNMRIGYAFKFFVDDYNSVTFTNDFNKLLVPSEGGRSDLPLLQGMFGSFSDAPGGFGEEISEFNTSVGFEYWYREIFAARMGFFYEDPQKGNRKFITLGAGIKYNVFGLNFAYLAPLQQNHPLQNTLRFTLTYNFDSAGTE, from the coding sequence ATGAGGAAAGCAATTTTAACCGCTGCTTGTTTAAGTCTTGTCTTTATAGGCACTCAGAAGCTGTTTGCCCAGGGTGGCAGTACAGGACAACGAGGTACCAAAACCATTACTACTGCTGTACCATTTCTGATGGTTGCACCTGACTCCCGAAGTGCGGGTATCGGTGAAGCCGGAGTTGCTATAACAGACGACGCCAATGCTATGCACTGGAATCCTTCTGCTTTGGCCTTTCTTGACCATCGTATGGGTTTCAGTATGTCTTACTCTCCCTGGTTACGTGCGCTGGGAATTCCGGATATCAACCTTATGTATCTTTCCGGTTACTACAACACCGGGAACTCGGGGGTTATCGGAGCATCTCTCCGCTATTTTTCCCTGGGTGAAATTGACTTCACCGATGGTCTTGGTCAGCCGATCGGAAGCGACAAACCCAATGAGTTTGCCCTCGACGTAGGATATTCATTGAAAGTTACGCCTGTATTGTCTGCGGGTATTTCGATGCGCTATATCTATAGCCGTCTCGCTTCCAATGGAAATCTTGGTGGCGATGCCCGGCCCGTAAATACTGCCGCTGGTGATGTTTCCTTTCTGTATAAAAAGGATTTTAAAATCCGTGGAAATACAGATATCCCGGTTCAGTTTTCTTCCGGGTTGAATATCTCCAATATCGGACCGAAGGTATCTTACACCGCCAATACTTCTGACAGGGATTTTATTCCTGTAAACATGCGGATCGGCTACGCATTTAAGTTTTTTGTGGATGATTACAACAGCGTAACGTTCACCAACGACTTCAACAAGCTGCTTGTACCTTCCGAAGGAGGCCGCTCCGACCTGCCATTACTTCAGGGCATGTTTGGTAGCTTTAGCGACGCTCCCGGAGGTTTTGGGGAAGAAATTTCCGAGTTTAATACTTCCGTCGGATTTGAATACTGGTACCGCGAGATTTTTGCAGCCCGGATGGGTTTCTTCTATGAAGATCCACAGAAAGGCAACCGCAAATTTATCACCCTTGGAGCTGGTATCAAGTACAATGTTTTTGGCCTGAACTTCGCCTATCTGGCACCGCTTCAGCAAAATCATCCACTCCAGAATACATTGCGTTTTACGCTGACTTATAATTTTGATTCGGCCGGGACCGAATAA